AGCTGTATCAGTATACGCATTCTCAATAGACAATTTCAACAgatcagaaggagaagtgaacGCTCTTATGAAACTTGCAAAGCAACGTTTGACCGAACTGTGCAAGCATGGGTGAGCGATACTCTTTACGCTTTGTTAACCGACATGAGTTGCTGACAATTGCACCCCAGTGATTTGTTAGAGGAGTACGGTGTCAAGATAAGATTCATTGGACAAGTCGCATTATTACCGCCCGATGTGCAAGAAGCAGTCcgagagatggaagagatgacaGCGAATCACAAGAAGTGAGCGTAGTTCGAACTCTGAGTGAATTGACCAATTCAGAGACCAGATGCTGATGAGACGATCACAGTGGTGTGCTCAACGTTTGCTGTCCGTACACATCCAGGGATGAGATTACCACTGCGATGAAGAGCACTGTCCAAGACATACGCGATGGACAAATATcatccaggtgagttgactaCTGTCGAGCCCGAGCTCAACGCTGACCTTCTTATCAAATAGCCAAATCACTTCCAGGGATGTCTTTGATCGACTTGGGACATCTCAGGCCGTAGCTGCTGTGGACGATAAACTGTTCTACTCTCCGAGAGACGCGGGCAAGTTGGACATTCTGGTCAGAACCTCAGATGTGAAGCGTCTGAGCGACTTTATGATGTGGCAGGTGGGTGGCCCTTCCTACCACCGACAGTTATCGCAAGAAACAATGATATACCTAAGAGCCAAATGCTGATGATATGTTATTCACTCCAGGCCTGCGATGACACGCAACTGCATTTCGTAAAGACGTATTGGCCAGAATTTGGACTGTCAGATATGGTCCCGATTCTGCTAGGTTGGCAGCAGAAGGTGTGGATGAAACGTTTGGGTCTATTATGAGTCGTGTTGCGCATGCATGGTATGGCATGGTGTATATATGTGTGTATCTGAGCAGTGTACTCTACGAATCTCTATAGGTCTCCGTCATTGTCCTTTACCCCTTGCGATTCCGCCATACGCAGTTCCACACAACCAATCAATCACAGCTTCCGTCCTCCGGAccatccttccaccttttaTCGAGATTTTGTATCCCACAATCAAACTTGTCTTTGCCCAATTTCGTGTTCACCTCATTGTGTCTCTCACATAACCACTTCATCAACCCTTCACGACCCGTCACATCTGGCGGATTTCTCCTCATATCCTTCTGGAAGTCCGTCGCGCACCATGAACAGGGGTACAAGAGCGAAAGGGACGAGAGCAAGTTGATCATATTGGATTGTGCTTGCGGTGGCGCTTGGAGGGGATAATAAGCTGCGGTGGTATGAAGGAAAGTCCATGTTGATCGACCAAGTAAGGCAGTGTCGGGAGGACAGTTGGATCGATCGGTTGTTATGGGTGATACGGGAGACGTGGTCTCCGTTTTAGGTTTCGctgttgatgtcgtcgaaATAGAGGGACCGCTCATCATAGCGGCGAATCCGGCCATTCCTCCCGCCGCCGTTGCACCACTTTTCTTTGCCGAACCCCCACTTGATTCACCTACACCGGTTGTTCCACTGGTCACTACGctcccacccttcttcttgatcttgcccCAATCTTGCCATGAATTGCACACTTTACAGACCTTGCCATTCTCGTCGAGGATCAGACCCGGAGGGAGATTGGGGTGTGTCGCTTTGGTTGTTCGTCGTGGCAGGGTcgaagtggtggaggaagaggaagaagggtcaaCAGCAGTCATGATGAACGAGTTTGCTTGTCCGCCTGGCTTGTTATATCCGTCTGAATGTATTCTATGCGATGTTGttcagaagaagagtgaCGAAGAAAGGCTTTGTCATCCACACATTTTGATTTCACCGGTGTGACCTCCACTCTTCCTTTGGCATTCTTCGGCGTGTTTCCCTTTGTTGACGCGCGACCAGAAATAAATCAATTCACATCATTAAATCTCTTCATTCCTTCTTATCCTTCTCATGCATCGACATGAGCCAAAACGAATAACGAATATGAGGGATGTCCTCCCCGCCTTCGATCGCGACCTCCGAGAAGAACCCTTTCAACACTAGTATCCGCCGAATTGGTGATGTCCgcgagggaggaggagtgaaAGAGGAGCCGTCGGAATCACCTGAACCTATCGAGATGAACGAGAACGACAGAGTTGCTGGGACTGCCAAACAGGagtcggacgacgatgacgacgattTCGAACTCATATCATTCGTGGTCAAGCGCAaagacgagaacgacgagatgaacggaacatcgtcaacatcgactgTCACACACCAGTACGACAAAGATAGTGCTCTACTCATCTCAAGATCGTCTGTTTCAAGGTCTTCGGTGGGACATCGGTTGAAAAATGATTCAACAGCTTCAGCTGGGGTATCAGGCGAGTCGAATAGGTCTCTGTCACACCGCCGAATCAACagctcgtcatcctcgtcgacagtTACGAATAGGAAAGCTAGGAAACAGGCTGGAACCTCTACCGaaccttccttcccttcggCTGGCTCTTCGACAAAACTGCCTTTACACTACCTGCTCTCCTCGATAACATCAAACGGGACACCCGTGCCTTCGCGCTCGTCCAACctgtcgtcatcgtcgccgcGACCGTCTTCAGCAAATCAACCGTCCTCACGCCCTTTAGCTAACAGACTggattctccttctgcccGGCGCCGTTCACTAATACCACCGCCAATCCGTCGCCCTTCACCCTCAAACTCTTCACAAGGCTCTGGGACCATTCTGACTCAGAGCAATCCACGGAGCTTTTCTCTTTCACCACTACCTGGTCCCAGTTCGTCTTCGTCTgcctctccatcctcccctAAATCTAGCAAGACTGCTACACCCGGcccatctcatccacagACTCCTCGCCCTGCCTCTTCACATCCTAGACCTGGACCTTCTCGGTCGGCTTCAACGGCTTCGTCGTCTCATATCCCCTATCAACCTTCGCAGCTGTCTCAAacatctcaccctcatcgGAGTGACGCTCCAACTCCCTCACCCCGCCATCCTGCTTTCCGCACCCGTTCTCAATCCCAGGAATCGCAGACACCTTCCCCCGTTTATCCCAATGCCGTCGTTCTCCCCTCTCGTGCAACTTCCCCTCACAAACGGAAAGGCGACCATGTGTCTCCTCGGAACAACAAGCGTCCTCGTATATCAGGCGGAACGACCGTCGCTCCCGCAGCGAGAATGGTACCAGGAGAGATAGTAGATCTGACCATGctagatgacgaagatgttgatgaaatGGATATTGGAGAGGCAGATAGATCTTTGGAGGTGAAAGTCGAAAGATTGGATGAGTCGCCAATAAGAACAACAACTCAACGGAAACCATCGCCTGAGCGGACACTCCTCGCAAACCAATCGCCAAACTCTCAAGATAGCTCTGAGACCACGAGTGGACCGCCCGGTTCCAGTCGTATAGCCATCGATTCTACTGCAACGTCAAGCACAACAACCACAAGACCCGCCAATCATGTACATCCGGATCTGACAGGTGACCTTGACACACCGTTACTCGAAGTGGAACCTCATCTGCGACACCGTATAAAAGCTCCTTCCAATGTTTTCTCAAGAAAGTCAAAGCTGGTTGAATTACGAGCTGAAACCTGTACGAGGACTTTCATCTCATTCACATCAAATCGACCCGATCCAAAGAAGCTGCGAACGCCATTACTATATCGTAATGTGCGGGGTTCAATAACCGGGATGGTGGCATCTAGGTATCCAAAACTGCCGCAGTCGGTTAGCTATCAACGTCGAGCAGAAAGATCATCGGAGCGTGAAGCGGAGCTCGCTACTCTTGTGGAAGATTTCAGGAAGGGAAAACGGACATGGCCGGATGCTATAAATCATCGTCGATCTGGATTTGAAAGCTTCTTCGCGAAGTGGGAGGGAGAGCGGCAAGAGTACTTCAGAACCGCGTAAGTGACTCTTGGTGATCACTGCACGGCCGCGATATTGACTATCATATTCGTAGACAAtatctcgtcttcgagcttGACGAACTAGTCTTTCCTTCGACTTCGAATGTCGCAGCGCGAGAAGCATGGAAGGCTAGAAACGGGCTCGTGCCAAATCGCGCGACAGTGACAGTCTACCATGGAGCAGTGAGTAACAAATGTTGATGTCAGCATCCGCTGACTTTGATTCATCTTTTTCAGAGGGAAATTGTGCATAAAGTCACATTGCACATTAACAACTTCGTATTCGAAAAGCCCGAAACGCAAGTCCAGTTTCCGAAGGGGCAACGCGTGCAGATCCCCGTCAGTGGTGGAATCTCACAGTCAACACCGGATGCATTGTCACCAGCTTTGAACTCCAGTAATCCCACAGTGTCGACCTTATTGGTTCCCACGCCATATCGCATCGAACTACCTGTCCTGAGAGGACCAGTGAAAGCATATCGCTTCGAGGTGTCTTTCGCTGTGGGTGACACACAATGTCACGACCTTCTCGCCCTTGCAGAGATATGGGTCGAACCACCAAGCCAACTACTACCGATGAACTTCCCTCTCATATTCACCGTGCTCAAGCACCCCAATATCGAACTCGAGCTTAAACCAAAGCCATACTGGGCAACACGAGTGCCGTCATATTTCGCCCCATTGCCCACCAAGACATCCACCAGTACCATCAAAGGTAGCGAAGCCACGATCACTTACTACCACCCGCCAGTAGCACTCGAACCCACGCAAATTAGTGAGGTCACAGGTTGGCGATGTCCTATCTGCCCAGAGGAACTGGGGAATGTGGGATACAAAGAGGCGTTGGAATGTCACTTCGCCGTATTCCATAAAGGGGAGTTCAAGGCAACGATATTTGACGATGGAAAAGTGGTAAGTCTGATGTCGAGTTGTTTACCGTAATCTCGAACTCAAGATCCCGAATTTCCCTTTCACAGATCGATCGACCTAACCACTTCACAATCAAACTTCGCTCAGATAGGCCAGAACCGGAAAGTAATCGATCAGACCAGAACGTCCATTTTGCTCGACTGATACTAGATGACGTTGTTCCTCCTACTCCGCCTCAACAAGCAGCCGACAACATCATGCCAGATGTTGAGCTCGATGCAGATGATTTCCCGGCACCCACTCGTATAGAAGATGAGCGCGACGACCATCGACCAGCAACTCCTGATGTTTCACTGCAACACAACCCAGAGTCGATACTCTCCCCAGGTCCGGAGATGACTATTGATCCCTTGTACACCGTCGTACTACCGATGCTGACCACTCAGATACCCAACCACGACGAGCTGGGTCTCGCCGGACCATTcatggggaagagggagaatgatCTGACTGAATGGTCGTCGAGAATCGTACCAGGGACATTGGTGGATCTCCTTCCTGAGCTGGACAAGATCTGGGATGGAGGGAAATATCGCCATAATCTGCGTGGAccggaagaggtgagtgacaagaTGGTGTGGATCTGGTATGTCGTGCTGACTGTGATATCTTTGTTCTGATAGGACCATATTTTGAGATTACACTATGTGAGTTATGGGTCTTGAGCGTGTGCGACATTGGTTGGAATTGACTCTTTGCTGGTAGATCTCGTACGAAAGGCGGTTTTTGGCCTTGTGCTGGGGAAGATGGGTCGATCAAGTGGGGTGAGCATCCGGCAGTAGCAATTGTATCTGGACTAACAAAGATTGACTTTCGTTAAAGACCCATCCCCGCTATAAATCGCGATGGGTATATCAAGACTTTCTTGGACAAATACGGTCCGATCATGGCCCGAGCAAAATTATCGACAGAGGTTAGGGACTACTTttttgtgagtgatggttACTTCCCGTCTGTCCATCGAGTGTATCCTGCGGCGCGACAGCTTGTTAATCCGTGACGAGACTGGGCTGAACTGATGTCCGTGGCGCGCGCAGAGACTTATGCATAATCGATATATCGATTTTAACGTATTCGTGGGAGGTTGTAGATTGTGGAACGAAATCTCAAAGCAGTACCGcgacgaggatgttggcgggCTCAGAGTCGGAGAACCAAGCGGCGTTGAGATGTcagaggaggcgaagaaggcagaagaggaaaacGGGGATATTATCGATCCAGTGAATTCCCTCCCTAGTCCATCTTAGCGCATCTTTGGAATGGGGAATGGCAGGGTTTGATATCGGGTGGACTATACTGAGGAATGTACTACTTTCTTATACTGGAGCGGGTGCTTGGTGTTTGTCCTTCTTACATATATAATTTGTATCTGATTTCATTGCATGTAATGGTGTGTTTCGGCCAACCATCTGGCTGGACTTCAACAGCTATCAGACAAAAAAGATGTCGAAATACACAGAATCTATCAAGGCTGCCCTGCTTTATACCACGgtatgctatgctatgcatGGGTGACACTTTGACCTATGCTTATGTACGGTACGTGGCTACCCGCTACATCACTTTCTGCTGCTTTACCTCGCCCCCACCCGTACCATCCATACCCATATCTTCTGCGCCCCTCTTGATTCCGCCAGTCGGCTGTATTCTTTGAGCACCTCCTTGGaatccaccccttcctcctctgaacccaccaccaccaccacctctaaATCCACCTCTGAATCCACCTCGGAacgattgttgttgtggttgatgttgttgttggtattgCTGATGTGgcatacccatacccattcccattccgTTTTGCTgcatttgcatttgcatttgcatcTGAATCTGCATTTGCATCGCCATTTCTTGCTCCatttgctgttgctgttgttgctgtaacatcattt
This genomic interval from Kwoniella shandongensis chromosome 5, complete sequence contains the following:
- a CDS encoding di-trans,poly-cis-decaprenylcistransferase, whose protein sequence is MLPSPLLTTLVHRLFSLITSLLLFLLSLGPVPQHVGFVMDGNRRYARELGKKVAEGHSEGFHALRRTLEICLRLRIRAVSVYAFSIDNFNRSEGEVNALMKLAKQRLTELCKHGDLLEEYGVKIRFIGQVALLPPDVQEAVREMEEMTANHKNGVLNVCCPYTSRDEITTAMKSTVQDIRDGQISSSQITSRDVFDRLGTSQAVAAVDDKLFYSPRDAGKLDILVRTSDVKRLSDFMMWQACDDTQLHFVKTYWPEFGLSDMVPILLGWQQKVWMKRLGLL